A genomic segment from Anopheles maculipalpis chromosome X, idAnoMacuDA_375_x, whole genome shotgun sequence encodes:
- the LOC126563843 gene encoding uncharacterized protein LOC126563843 yields MVMLLQVFRWIPICIILVEVQEWHRALALRLTNMNVPEVVDYRDTVTLSCSYDLGTHQLNSVKWYKGNKEFYRYAPMLFPKVTTYPVEGIVVANDRPTICNQYLCSIRLTELQRRTSGEYRCEISGDAPEFKLANGTRNMTVEVLPQDDPTISGLSASYLPNEHIAANCTSDRSTLATRLLWFINGRTVPMEYLQQQQETTLESDGFYLRYRTLEMRVPVDRLVQRELDNVIYIKCMASVDAAPSIGREANAVVGLRSHRSSLFGFGGHSRATGRSNIIPGLDLKVNLAADKEGNNSN; encoded by the exons AATGGCACCGGGCACTAGCGCTGCGATTGACAAACATGAACGTTCCGGAAGTGGTCGACTATCGTGATACGGTAACACTATCCTGTAGCTATGATCTGGGTACTCACCAATTAAACTCCGTTAAATGGTACAAAGGCAATAAGGAGTTTTACAG GTATGCGCCAATGTTGTTTCCAAAAGTGACAACCTACCCGGTAGAAGGCATCGTCGTCGCAAACGACCGGCCTACTATCTGCAATCAGTATCTATGCTCGATCCGGCTGACCGAGCTGCAGCGTCGCACGAGCGGCGAGTATCGGTGCGAAATATCGGGTGACGCACCCGAGTTCAAGCTCGCAAACGGGACGCGCAACATGACGGTTGAGGTGCTGCCCCAGGACGATCCCACCATTAGCGGACTCAGTGCCAGCTACCTGCCAAACGAGCACATCGCCGCAAACTGTACCTCGGATCGTTCAACACTCGCCACCCGTCTGCTGTGGTTCATCAATGGACGCACA GTTCCGATGGAGTacctacagcagcagcaggaaaccACGCTCGAAAGCGATGGGTTTTACCTGCGTTACCGCACGCTGGAAATGCGTGTGCCAGTGGACAGGCTGGTGCAACGTGAGCTAGACAACGTTATCTATATCAAGTGCATGGCCTCGGTCGATGCTGCACCGTCGATTGGCCGTGAGGCAAATGCGGTGGTCGGGTTGCGCAGCCATCGTTCGTCGTTGTTTGGGTTCGGAGGCCATAGTCGAGCAACTGGCAGAAGCAATATCATCCCGGGACTTGATCTTAAAGTCAATCTGGCAGCTG ATAAAGAAGGCAACAACAGTAACTAA